The Nocardioides plantarum genome includes a region encoding these proteins:
- a CDS encoding GNAT family N-acetyltransferase — MLTLEEIFPPFALRIAGGPLELAVMRDDDLPELVELVRGGIQDAGAPMPFLRAWHQEPFAPGASDGFPASSVRWWWTQRAICAPADWRLALVVRREGELVGMQDLHAKDFARTRVVRTGSWLGRAHQGAGTGTLMRQLAVGFAFDELGADQCESGYIVGNHASAAVSRKVGYADNGRQRIVQHTQQGEVGAEEQRVVVTPASFVRPEVQPRIAGGDRLRRFLGIEWAPTQR; from the coding sequence ATGCTCACCCTGGAGGAGATCTTCCCCCCGTTCGCGCTGCGGATCGCCGGCGGACCGCTGGAGCTCGCCGTGATGCGCGACGACGACCTGCCCGAGCTCGTCGAGCTCGTCCGCGGCGGCATCCAGGATGCCGGTGCGCCCATGCCGTTCCTCCGCGCCTGGCACCAGGAGCCGTTCGCGCCGGGGGCGTCCGACGGGTTCCCCGCCAGCTCCGTGAGGTGGTGGTGGACGCAGCGAGCCATCTGTGCGCCCGCCGACTGGCGCCTGGCCCTCGTGGTCCGTCGCGAGGGTGAGCTCGTCGGGATGCAGGACCTGCACGCGAAGGACTTCGCACGGACCCGCGTGGTGAGGACCGGCTCGTGGTTGGGCAGGGCGCACCAGGGCGCCGGGACCGGCACGCTGATGCGACAGCTCGCCGTCGGGTTCGCGTTCGACGAGCTCGGCGCCGACCAGTGCGAGTCGGGCTACATCGTGGGCAACCACGCCTCGGCCGCGGTCAGTCGCAAGGTCGGGTACGCCGACAACGGCCGGCAACGGATCGTGCAGCACACGCAGCAGGGCGAGGTCGGAGCAGAGGAGCAACGCGTCGTGGTCACGCCCGCCTCCTTCGTCCGTCCGGAAGTGCAGCCCCGGATCGCGGGTGGTGATCGCCTTCGCCGCTTCCTGGGCATCGAGTGGGCGCCCACGCAGAGGTAG
- a CDS encoding ZIP family metal transporter, which produces MPVWAQAGLWGLLSGGTLLVGSAIAWWVRVPRLVIAGVMAFGAGVLISALAFDLVDEAETTGGLGAALGGLALGATAYVAANLVLNARGARHRKRSGTESGSAQPSEDEQSGSGTAIAVGALLDGIPESTVLGLSLTSGHGVGVAVLAAIVISNIPEGLSSSAGMKASGRSARYVFGVWGAIAVASGIAALLGYLLLDGASPELVATITAVAAGAILAMVADTMVPEAFEKTHVFNGAICTAGFITAFAISRS; this is translated from the coding sequence ATGCCGGTCTGGGCCCAAGCGGGACTGTGGGGACTGCTGTCCGGCGGGACCCTCCTGGTCGGCTCCGCGATCGCGTGGTGGGTCCGGGTGCCGCGCCTCGTGATCGCCGGCGTGATGGCGTTCGGCGCCGGCGTGCTGATCTCGGCCCTGGCCTTCGACCTCGTCGACGAGGCCGAGACCACCGGCGGCCTCGGTGCGGCCCTGGGCGGGCTGGCACTCGGCGCGACGGCGTACGTCGCCGCCAACCTCGTCCTCAACGCCCGCGGCGCCCGGCACCGCAAGCGCTCCGGCACCGAGTCGGGATCCGCGCAGCCCAGCGAGGACGAGCAGTCCGGCAGCGGCACCGCCATCGCGGTCGGCGCGCTCCTCGACGGCATCCCCGAGTCGACCGTGCTCGGGCTGTCGCTGACCTCGGGACACGGCGTCGGCGTCGCGGTGCTGGCCGCCATCGTCATCTCCAACATCCCGGAGGGCCTGTCGAGCTCGGCCGGGATGAAGGCCAGTGGCCGGAGCGCCCGCTACGTCTTCGGCGTCTGGGGCGCCATCGCCGTCGCCAGCGGCATCGCCGCCCTGCTCGGCTACCTGCTCCTCGACGGGGCGTCGCCGGAGCTGGTCGCCACGATCACCGCCGTCGCCGCCGGCGCGATCCTCGCCATGGTCGCCGACACCATGGTGCCCGAGGCCTTCGAGAAGACCCACGTCTTCAACGGCGCGATCTGCACCGCGGGGTTCATCACGGCGTTCGCGATCAGTCGGTCCTGA
- a CDS encoding TetR/AcrR family transcriptional regulator has protein sequence MAGRPRSFDRDTALRAAVEQFWRAGYEETSVAMLTAAMGVTPPSLYAAFGDKRRLFEEASAVYFERTCEAVDRATALPTLREAIARVLDDTARAHTDPATPAGCLMLTEPRLGAQREVLRERLKDRLDQGVRDHDLPATTDTDHLASFLVTVLRGMSGCARDGGTAEDLLGIAAVAMAALPVPTPA, from the coding sequence ATGGCCGGCCGACCGCGGAGCTTCGATCGCGACACCGCGCTGCGTGCGGCTGTCGAGCAGTTTTGGCGCGCGGGCTACGAGGAGACCTCGGTGGCCATGCTGACCGCGGCCATGGGCGTGACGCCCCCGAGCCTCTACGCGGCGTTCGGTGACAAGCGCCGCCTCTTCGAGGAGGCCTCGGCCGTCTACTTCGAGCGCACCTGCGAGGCGGTCGACCGCGCCACGGCGCTGCCGACCCTGCGCGAGGCCATCGCCCGGGTGCTCGACGACACCGCCCGCGCCCACACCGACCCCGCCACGCCGGCCGGGTGCCTGATGCTGACCGAGCCCCGGCTGGGCGCGCAGCGCGAGGTCCTGCGCGAGCGGCTCAAGGACCGGCTCGACCAGGGGGTCCGCGACCACGACCTGCCGGCCACGACCGACACCGACCACCTCGCGTCGTTCCTGGTCACCGTCCTGCGCGGGATGTCGGGCTGCGCGCGCGACGGCGGTACCGCCGAGGACCTCCTGGGCATCGCCGCGGTCGCGATGGCGGCCCTCCCCGTGCCTACGCCCGCGTAG
- a CDS encoding SDR family oxidoreductase: MDLQGAVVLVTGANRGIGAEFVEQLKQRGAAKVYAAARDAGAIRAAGVHPLELDVTDAAQIAAAAAAAGDVQVLINNAGISTGTALVDGDEATIRREMDTNFYGPLLMTRAFAPILGANGGGAILNVVSALSWFTMPNAGAYAASKAAAWMLTDSTRLELAAQGTQVVGVHMGLVDTDMAQGVQAPKISPADLAGAGLDAIESGAQEVLGDDWARFVKSGLTLDPKARYEQIFGALGG; encoded by the coding sequence ATGGATCTGCAAGGTGCGGTGGTGCTCGTCACCGGAGCGAACCGGGGCATCGGCGCTGAGTTCGTCGAGCAGCTCAAGCAGCGTGGAGCGGCGAAGGTCTACGCCGCCGCCCGCGACGCCGGGGCGATCCGGGCCGCGGGGGTGCACCCCCTCGAGCTCGACGTCACCGACGCTGCGCAGATCGCGGCGGCGGCCGCGGCCGCGGGCGACGTCCAGGTGCTGATCAACAACGCCGGCATCTCGACCGGCACCGCGCTGGTCGACGGCGACGAGGCCACGATCCGTCGCGAGATGGACACGAACTTCTACGGCCCGCTGCTCATGACGCGGGCGTTCGCTCCGATCCTGGGCGCTAACGGCGGTGGCGCCATCCTCAACGTCGTCTCGGCACTGTCGTGGTTCACCATGCCGAACGCCGGGGCCTACGCGGCCTCCAAGGCGGCGGCCTGGATGCTGACCGACAGCACCCGGCTCGAGCTCGCCGCCCAGGGCACGCAGGTCGTCGGGGTGCACATGGGCCTGGTCGACACCGACATGGCCCAGGGGGTGCAGGCACCGAAGATCTCGCCGGCCGACCTCGCCGGCGCCGGCCTCGACGCCATCGAGTCGGGCGCTCAGGAGGTGCTGGGCGACGACTGGGCCAGGTTCGTCAAGTCCGGACTCACCCTCGACCCGAAGGCGCGCTACGAGCAGATCTTCGGCGCCCTCGGCGGCTGA
- a CDS encoding HNH endonuclease signature motif containing protein: protein GRSQRLYNRHQRKAMALRDTTCRASGCTIPAAWCEAHHLTPWSRGGPTDLDDGILLCPHHHHLAHDHRYDMQRHPDGTFTFHRRV from the coding sequence GGGCCGCAGCCAACGCCTCTACAACCGCCACCAACGCAAAGCCATGGCACTACGCGACACCACCTGCCGCGCCAGCGGCTGCACCATCCCCGCCGCCTGGTGCGAAGCCCACCACCTCACCCCCTGGTCTCGGGGCGGCCCCACCGACCTCGACGACGGCATCCTGCTCTGCCCCCACCACCACCACCTGGCCCACGACCACCGCTACGACATGCAACGACATCCCGACGGCACGTTCACCTTCCACCGACGCGTCTAG